From a region of the Candidatus Brocadia sp. genome:
- the trpE gene encoding anthranilate synthase component I — MPKRYYPDYEEFKQLAVRGNLVPVYRQLFADALTPVSAFQKISDTGKAFLLESAAGGEKISRYSLLSADPFLEFTASGNRIEIKRRGREMELVYTHDPLCILRDEVKSFTPVQVDGLPQFFCCGVGYIGYDAIRYYESLPNTPKDDLLLPDIQVMFCDTMIIFDHVTKTMKVVCTAKIDGDRLENVYDAAVAKIDRIIEKLRTPVMPLSDDITTEKETNIAFSSNFERADFLKAVDRCKEYIRAGDIFQVVISQRFKTQTHADPFSIYRVLRVINPSPYMFYMKMDDLKLIGSSPEVMVKVEGKKITVRPIAGTRKRGKDDAEDTHFAQDLIADPKERAEHIMLLDLGRNDVGRVSRYGSVHIDEKMVIEKYSHVMHITSSVCGELEEGKNAFDSLKACLPAGTLSGAPKIRAMQIIDEIEPAKRGPYGGAVGYFDFFGNMNTCITIRTILLKGNDAYIQAGAGIVADSVPEREYEETVNKAKGLLRAIEIAEKITQERDEVLAGSIKES, encoded by the coding sequence ATGCCGAAGCGATATTATCCTGATTATGAAGAATTCAAGCAGTTAGCTGTACGCGGGAATCTAGTGCCTGTTTACCGCCAGCTTTTTGCCGATGCCCTTACCCCCGTATCGGCATTTCAAAAGATCTCTGATACCGGAAAGGCCTTTTTACTTGAAAGTGCGGCTGGCGGTGAAAAGATTTCCCGATATTCTCTTCTCAGCGCGGATCCATTTCTTGAATTTACTGCATCCGGCAATCGCATAGAAATCAAGCGCAGAGGAAGAGAAATGGAACTCGTATATACACACGACCCTCTATGTATATTGCGTGATGAAGTAAAATCCTTTACTCCTGTGCAGGTGGATGGCTTGCCTCAGTTTTTTTGCTGTGGAGTAGGGTATATTGGATATGACGCCATTCGCTATTATGAGTCACTGCCCAATACACCGAAAGACGATTTATTGCTGCCGGACATTCAGGTAATGTTTTGTGACACGATGATCATATTTGATCATGTAACGAAGACCATGAAGGTCGTTTGTACGGCAAAGATTGATGGAGATCGTTTGGAAAATGTTTACGATGCGGCTGTTGCTAAAATTGACCGGATCATTGAAAAATTACGCACGCCCGTTATGCCGTTAAGCGATGATATTACAACAGAGAAGGAAACGAATATCGCGTTCTCTTCGAACTTTGAAAGGGCAGATTTTCTTAAGGCGGTGGACCGATGCAAGGAATACATCCGTGCGGGCGATATCTTTCAGGTGGTAATTTCTCAGCGATTTAAGACACAGACCCATGCCGACCCCTTCAGCATTTATCGCGTCTTGCGTGTCATTAATCCGTCTCCCTATATGTTCTATATGAAAATGGACGATTTAAAACTCATTGGATCCTCTCCTGAAGTTATGGTGAAGGTTGAGGGAAAGAAGATTACTGTGCGGCCCATTGCCGGTACGCGGAAAAGGGGTAAAGATGATGCGGAGGACACGCATTTTGCTCAGGATCTGATTGCCGACCCGAAAGAGCGCGCCGAGCACATCATGCTGTTGGACCTGGGAAGGAATGATGTGGGAAGAGTGTCGCGGTATGGCAGTGTGCATATTGATGAAAAGATGGTGATTGAGAAATATTCCCATGTCATGCATATAACCTCCAGCGTATGCGGTGAACTGGAAGAAGGGAAAAATGCGTTTGATTCCCTGAAGGCATGCCTGCCAGCGGGTACGTTGTCCGGCGCACCCAAAATCAGGGCGATGCAGATTATCGATGAAATCGAGCCTGCGAAACGGGGTCCTTATGGTGGGGCTGTTGGCTATTTTGATTTTTTTGGCAATATGAACACCTGTATCACCATACGAACCATTTTGCTTAAGGGCAACGATGCGTATATTCAGGCTGGCGCCGGAATCGTGGCGGATTCAGTGCCAGAACGGGAATATGAAGAAACGGTGAATAAGGCAAAAGGGTTGTTAAGGGCAATAGAAATTGCTGAAAAAATAACGCAAGAGCGGGATGAAGTCCTGGCGGGAAGTATAAAGGAATCGTGA
- the amrA gene encoding AmmeMemoRadiSam system protein A: MEEQAKRILFDIARKSIRAAIKQEPNPPVSCSRPDLQEKLGVFVTLRTRGQLRGCIGRFQSDMPLYQSVSELSAASATDDPRFEFHRITPSELDQLDIEISVLSPLKQMDNPLDFELGKHGIYIKKGFSAGCFLPQVATETGWSKEEFLSACCSHKAGLSADAWKHKDIEMYSFTTEAIEEKK; the protein is encoded by the coding sequence TTGGAAGAGCAAGCAAAAAGGATTCTTTTCGATATCGCAAGAAAAAGTATCAGGGCTGCCATAAAACAGGAACCGAATCCGCCCGTATCCTGCAGTCGTCCTGACCTTCAGGAGAAACTCGGGGTTTTTGTCACACTAAGGACACGTGGGCAACTTCGGGGATGCATTGGTCGTTTTCAGTCTGATATGCCGCTTTACCAGTCGGTTTCTGAATTGTCAGCCGCCTCAGCAACCGATGATCCCCGATTTGAGTTTCATCGTATAACCCCTTCAGAACTCGATCAGCTCGATATTGAGATCTCCGTGCTGTCACCCTTAAAACAGATGGACAATCCGCTCGATTTTGAGCTTGGGAAGCACGGTATCTATATAAAGAAGGGTTTTAGCGCGGGATGTTTTCTGCCCCAGGTGGCAACAGAAACTGGCTGGAGCAAAGAAGAATTTCTCTCCGCCTGTTGTTCTCACAAGGCCGGATTGTCTGCCGACGCATGGAAGCACAAAGATATTGAAATGTATAGCTTCACAACGGAGGCTATAGAAGAAAAAAAGTAG
- the amrB gene encoding AmmeMemoRadiSam system protein B: MRMHLLKIVAILPVLLLALSNCSALLAQTEPKETWEPQVAGRFYPGNETALKDQINSFFKTIPNLFLNGRPVALISPHAGYQYSGQVAAYGYHALKDTNFTRVIILSPSHFHGGKRFRGASILKVKNFKTPLGVIPVDQDACNQLLNQTHDARASSPQKSAPLFGEYEGAYQGEHSLETQLPFLQMSLNSFKLVPILIGILIEDDFDRMANAIRPLLDEKTLLVVSSDFTHYGDGYNYVPFRKDIEKNITALDNGAFEKIRARDFNGLKQYRKETGINACGLMPILLLLKLLPDNVSCEILNYDTSGHQSSNFSYSVSYASILFTKPADTKSGFMAPKKEPLETHPYFLTDEEKALLLSLARNTLETYTKTGNPPSPGQVNNRLTPNLKEKYGVFVTLKKYGELRGCIGHLLPQSPLFQGVVENTIHSSAHDRRFEPVGPKEVSDITIEISVLSKPKRIAGADNFEVGKEGVIIRKGPFNAVFLPQVAVEQGWDRVETLCRLCQKAGLSRDAWKDDGMEFYVFTADVFHEGVRS; encoded by the coding sequence ATGAGAATGCATCTTCTGAAAATCGTAGCTATTTTGCCTGTTCTACTTCTTGCTCTATCAAATTGTTCTGCATTGCTTGCTCAAACAGAACCGAAAGAAACCTGGGAACCTCAAGTTGCCGGACGATTTTATCCCGGCAACGAAACTGCCCTGAAAGATCAGATAAATAGTTTTTTCAAGACTATTCCTAATCTCTTTCTGAACGGAAGACCTGTTGCCCTTATTTCACCACATGCGGGTTATCAATACTCTGGTCAGGTGGCCGCGTATGGATATCATGCCCTTAAAGACACGAATTTTACCAGAGTCATCATCCTTTCACCCAGCCATTTTCATGGTGGCAAACGATTCCGGGGCGCTTCTATTCTTAAGGTAAAAAATTTTAAAACACCCTTGGGCGTTATCCCGGTAGACCAGGATGCATGCAACCAACTTCTTAATCAAACCCATGATGCGCGGGCCAGTTCCCCTCAGAAAAGCGCTCCGCTTTTTGGGGAATATGAAGGCGCCTACCAGGGAGAGCATTCCCTGGAGACGCAATTGCCTTTCTTGCAGATGTCTCTCAACTCTTTCAAACTGGTTCCCATCTTAATCGGCATATTAATTGAAGATGATTTCGACCGGATGGCAAATGCCATACGCCCCTTGCTCGATGAAAAAACCCTTCTTGTGGTGAGTTCTGATTTTACGCATTATGGCGATGGCTATAATTACGTTCCCTTTCGGAAAGACATAGAAAAGAATATCACGGCTTTGGACAACGGCGCATTTGAAAAGATCCGCGCCAGGGATTTTAATGGACTGAAACAGTACCGGAAGGAGACGGGAATAAACGCTTGCGGCCTTATGCCGATTCTGTTGCTCCTGAAATTGTTGCCGGATAATGTATCGTGCGAGATATTGAATTATGATACCTCAGGACATCAGTCCAGCAATTTTTCTTACTCCGTGAGTTATGCGTCCATTCTCTTTACAAAACCAGCGGATACAAAATCCGGTTTTATGGCGCCAAAAAAAGAACCACTCGAAACGCACCCGTATTTCCTGACGGATGAAGAAAAAGCGCTCCTTCTGTCTTTGGCAAGGAATACCCTGGAAACCTATACAAAGACCGGCAATCCACCAAGTCCTGGCCAGGTAAACAACCGGTTGACTCCAAATTTAAAAGAAAAATACGGTGTTTTTGTCACATTAAAAAAATATGGCGAACTTCGCGGATGTATCGGACACCTCTTGCCGCAATCGCCTCTCTTTCAGGGGGTGGTAGAAAACACCATTCATTCCTCTGCTCACGACCGGAGATTTGAACCGGTAGGTCCAAAAGAAGTGAGTGATATTACCATTGAAATTTCCGTTCTGAGCAAACCAAAGAGAATTGCAGGAGCGGATAATTTTGAGGTAGGCAAAGAGGGCGTCATTATACGCAAGGGTCCTTTCAACGCGGTGTTTCTTCCCCAGGTTGCGGTGGAACAGGGCTGGGATAGGGTCGAAACCTTATGCCGCCTCTGCCAAAAAGCTGGATTATCCCGTGATGCATGGAAAGACGATGGCATGGAATTTTACGTTTTTACGGCAGACGTGTTTCATGAAGGCGTGAGATCCTGA
- the ilvD gene encoding dihydroxy-acid dehydratase, translating into MRSDKITKGLERVPARALLYATGLNREDLGKPFIGIASSFTDLIPGHVHMRSLERAIEKGIHAGGGVSFIFGVPGICDGIAMGHSGMRYSLASRDLIADIIECVVSAHCLDGLVMLTNCDKITPGMLMGAARLDIPGIVLTAGPMVSGRSGKQKLSLVKDTFEAVGRKRKGEISDEELSCLEMEACPGPGSCQGLYTANTMACVTEAIGMSLPRCAASLAISSEKERLAYKSGQQVVELVRKGITARKIMTKEAFENAIMVDMALGGSTNSCLHIPAIANEAGVKVDLHLCDSISARTPHITSMQPGGEYLLEDLYYAGGIPAVMKRLCGDLHDCATVSGLSTQQIAKAAEIHDEDVIRAKEKAYHKEGGIAVLYGTLSPDGAVIKQSAVSSAMMQFRGIAKVFDSEETAMAAIMGSQIKKGTVVVIRYEGPRGGPGMREMLSPTAALVGMGLGESVALVTDGRFSGGTQGPCIGHVSPEAMVGGPLALVEDGDEILIDIPQRRLDIHVTKEALAKRKACWIPPKPKITQGLLSRYAKCVTSADKGAVLIAE; encoded by the coding sequence TTGCGAAGCGACAAAATCACGAAGGGACTTGAACGTGTTCCGGCCAGGGCGCTTTTGTATGCCACAGGCTTAAACCGGGAGGACTTAGGAAAGCCTTTTATTGGAATTGCCAGCAGTTTTACCGATCTGATTCCCGGACACGTGCATATGCGGTCGCTTGAAAGGGCAATTGAAAAGGGGATTCATGCGGGCGGTGGGGTAAGTTTTATTTTTGGCGTGCCCGGCATTTGTGATGGAATAGCGATGGGACACTCAGGTATGCGGTATTCGCTTGCATCAAGAGACCTTATTGCGGATATCATTGAGTGCGTCGTAAGCGCGCACTGCCTGGACGGCCTGGTGATGCTGACAAACTGCGACAAGATCACGCCAGGAATGTTAATGGGCGCTGCCCGGCTGGATATTCCGGGAATTGTCCTGACCGCAGGCCCAATGGTCTCCGGACGTTCCGGAAAGCAGAAGCTTTCTTTAGTAAAAGACACCTTTGAGGCCGTGGGAAGAAAGCGAAAAGGAGAAATCAGCGACGAAGAGCTTTCCTGTCTCGAAATGGAGGCTTGTCCCGGCCCAGGTTCCTGCCAGGGGCTTTATACCGCCAACACGATGGCGTGTGTTACTGAAGCAATAGGAATGTCCTTGCCGCGATGCGCCGCATCGCTGGCTATCTCTTCGGAAAAGGAGCGGCTTGCTTATAAAAGCGGACAACAGGTGGTCGAATTGGTGAGAAAAGGGATTACTGCCCGGAAAATTATGACCAAAGAGGCATTTGAAAACGCCATCATGGTTGATATGGCGCTTGGGGGTTCAACAAACTCGTGTCTCCATATTCCCGCTATTGCAAACGAGGCCGGAGTGAAGGTTGATTTGCATTTATGCGATTCGATTAGTGCGAGAACGCCGCATATTACCAGCATGCAGCCGGGGGGTGAATATTTACTGGAGGATTTATATTATGCAGGCGGGATTCCCGCGGTTATGAAACGACTCTGTGGCGATTTGCACGACTGCGCTACGGTGAGCGGTCTGAGTACGCAGCAGATAGCAAAGGCGGCGGAAATTCACGATGAGGATGTTATCAGGGCAAAGGAAAAGGCATATCACAAAGAGGGGGGAATTGCCGTTTTGTATGGAACGTTATCGCCTGACGGCGCTGTAATTAAACAGAGCGCCGTGTCGAGCGCGATGATGCAATTTAGGGGTATTGCAAAGGTATTTGACAGCGAAGAAACCGCAATGGCAGCGATCATGGGTTCTCAGATTAAGAAAGGCACGGTTGTGGTAATCCGATACGAAGGGCCGCGCGGGGGGCCGGGAATGCGGGAGATGTTGTCGCCTACCGCGGCGCTTGTTGGTATGGGTTTGGGAGAGTCTGTTGCATTGGTCACTGACGGGCGATTTTCCGGCGGCACCCAGGGACCTTGCATAGGACACGTATCCCCGGAAGCAATGGTTGGAGGCCCTCTTGCGTTGGTGGAGGACGGGGATGAGATCCTGATTGACATCCCCCAGAGAAGATTGGATATACACGTTACGAAAGAGGCGCTGGCAAAGCGCAAGGCGTGTTGGATACCCCCAAAGCCAAAAATCACGCAGGGTTTATTGTCCAGATATGCAAAATGTGTAACCTCTGCAGATAAAGGGGCGGTTCTTATTGCGGAATAG
- a CDS encoding ribose-phosphate pyrophosphokinase, giving the protein MDKKRRLEEINHLKIFSGNANPSLAVKICEHLSIRLGNAYVGRFPDGEIDLKVNEDVRGADVFLIQPTCPPVNENLTELLVFIDCLKRASAARITAVLPYYGYARKDRKDEGRVPITAKLVANLITEAGADRALTVDLHAAQIQGFFDIPVDHLLAFPVLSQYFEQLNTGDLVVVTPDVGGIKLARNYSKKLGIKMAIVDKRRIGPEETEVGFVIGDVANKNIVMIDDLIATGGSIAQAANVLKERGAKDIYVGATHPVFCGAAVEKLSAAPIKEIVVTDTIPLNEKAKGLHGKIKVLSISKLLGDAITRIHRHESVSSLFVQ; this is encoded by the coding sequence ATGGACAAAAAAAGACGACTGGAAGAAATAAACCATTTGAAGATTTTTTCGGGAAATGCGAATCCTTCTCTGGCAGTGAAGATTTGCGAACATCTCTCGATTCGCCTGGGAAATGCCTATGTGGGCCGTTTTCCTGACGGAGAAATTGATCTGAAAGTAAATGAGGACGTCCGCGGGGCCGATGTGTTTTTAATACAGCCGACCTGTCCTCCTGTCAATGAAAATTTAACCGAGCTGCTGGTATTTATCGATTGTTTAAAAAGGGCATCTGCCGCGCGCATTACAGCGGTGTTGCCCTATTATGGGTATGCGCGCAAAGACAGAAAAGACGAAGGACGTGTGCCCATTACGGCAAAACTGGTTGCAAACCTTATCACGGAAGCGGGCGCCGACCGCGCGCTTACGGTTGATCTGCACGCCGCACAAATTCAAGGATTTTTTGATATCCCGGTAGACCATTTGCTGGCCTTTCCTGTGCTGTCCCAATATTTTGAACAGTTAAACACGGGGGATTTGGTGGTGGTAACACCCGATGTAGGGGGCATAAAATTGGCCAGAAATTATTCAAAAAAACTGGGAATAAAGATGGCAATTGTTGACAAACGCAGAATAGGTCCCGAAGAGACGGAAGTTGGGTTTGTCATAGGCGACGTAGCAAATAAAAATATCGTCATGATTGATGATCTGATTGCAACAGGGGGGTCAATCGCTCAGGCTGCGAATGTGCTCAAGGAGCGTGGGGCAAAAGATATTTATGTTGGCGCTACCCATCCGGTATTCTGCGGCGCCGCGGTTGAAAAATTATCCGCTGCGCCGATTAAGGAAATCGTAGTTACGGATACGATACCGTTGAATGAAAAAGCGAAAGGATTGCATGGCAAAATAAAAGTGTTATCTATTTCCAAACTCTTAGGAGATGCGATAACGAGAATTCATCGCCATGAGTCGGTGAGTTCTCTCTTTGTTCAGTAA
- a CDS encoding 50S ribosomal protein L25: protein MKILELKAEKRATKGSKAVQKLRMTGKIPAVLYGHRQDNIMLCMKEDEFTRILHTGTRMLYLTYDNQRESALIKEIQYDHIVDRVLHVDFSRIDLDERVKLRVPVELTGESIGVKEGGILTHVMKDIEIECLPTAIPEMIKVNVSELGLGKAIHVKELPVLEGIRYLSDGETVVVSVHQLVEKKAVAEEELLAEPEVITKKPKEGEEAAEAEKKA, encoded by the coding sequence ATGAAAATCCTGGAATTAAAGGCAGAAAAAAGGGCAACCAAAGGGAGTAAGGCAGTTCAAAAACTAAGAATGACCGGAAAAATTCCGGCAGTGTTGTATGGCCACCGGCAGGACAACATTATGCTGTGCATGAAGGAGGACGAATTTACGCGTATCCTGCACACTGGAACGCGAATGCTCTACCTAACCTATGATAACCAGAGGGAATCGGCGCTTATTAAAGAGATTCAATATGACCACATTGTGGATCGCGTGCTTCATGTTGATTTCTCCCGCATTGACCTGGATGAACGGGTAAAGCTAAGGGTGCCGGTAGAATTAACCGGAGAATCCATCGGGGTAAAGGAAGGCGGGATATTGACCCACGTTATGAAAGACATAGAAATAGAATGCCTGCCAACAGCAATACCAGAAATGATAAAAGTAAATGTATCGGAATTAGGTTTGGGCAAGGCAATCCACGTGAAAGAATTACCCGTATTGGAAGGTATCCGGTATCTGTCAGACGGGGAAACCGTCGTTGTCTCAGTCCACCAGCTTGTGGAGAAAAAGGCCGTGGCTGAAGAAGAACTCCTGGCCGAACCTGAAGTTATTACGAAGAAGCCAAAAGAGGGTGAAGAAGCTGCTGAGGCTGAAAAAAAGGCTTGA
- the pth gene encoding aminoacyl-tRNA hydrolase: MKIIVGLGNPGERYLRTRHNFGFMVIDRFARYLEAECRQKNFQSFFCKKTMQGEEIILLKPQTFMNLSGGAVKEALAFYKGALRDLMVVCDDLDLPLGKIRVKRDGGSGGHRGLESIAQSLGNSGFPRLKIGIGRPPGGDTSNYVLSPFSKDEESTVHETIEKTCLALQTWIFEGVETCMNKFN, translated from the coding sequence ATGAAGATTATCGTTGGTCTGGGAAATCCCGGAGAAAGGTATTTGAGGACACGGCACAATTTTGGCTTTATGGTAATCGATCGTTTTGCACGGTACCTGGAAGCAGAGTGCAGGCAAAAAAATTTCCAGTCGTTCTTTTGCAAAAAGACGATGCAAGGGGAAGAAATTATTTTATTAAAACCCCAAACATTCATGAATCTAAGCGGCGGTGCGGTAAAAGAAGCTTTGGCTTTTTATAAGGGTGCACTGCGCGATCTCATGGTGGTATGCGACGACCTGGATTTGCCGCTGGGGAAAATACGGGTTAAACGGGATGGTGGCAGCGGTGGTCACCGTGGGCTGGAATCTATTGCTCAGTCACTGGGAAATTCAGGTTTTCCCCGGTTAAAAATCGGGATAGGGCGTCCGCCAGGAGGAGACACCAGCAACTACGTTCTCTCCCCGTTTTCCAAAGATGAAGAATCCACGGTTCACGAAACCATAGAAAAGACTTGTCTGGCTCTGCAAACCTGGATTTTTGAAGGGGTTGAGACCTGTATGAACAAATTTAATTAG
- the rpsF gene encoding 30S ribosomal protein S6, producing the protein MYEGLFLLDNAHASMEWDNVVKHIHDILQKNGAEILKTEKWGEKKLAYKIKGHKRGTYLLIHFHAKNSAITTIKRDLQLSDYVIRSLIVKDDKIEELSQAVPAEGTAEKTVGAVPATAEKDLVKESDVSLKTADTV; encoded by the coding sequence ATGTACGAAGGGTTATTTTTGCTTGATAATGCACACGCCAGCATGGAGTGGGATAACGTGGTCAAACACATCCATGATATCCTGCAAAAGAACGGGGCGGAAATTCTGAAAACAGAAAAATGGGGTGAAAAAAAATTGGCATATAAGATTAAGGGACATAAGCGAGGAACCTATCTGCTGATTCATTTTCATGCCAAAAACTCAGCTATTACAACCATCAAAAGGGATCTTCAGCTTTCTGATTATGTCATTCGTTCTTTGATTGTGAAAGACGATAAGATTGAGGAATTATCTCAAGCCGTTCCGGCAGAAGGAACGGCGGAAAAGACTGTCGGCGCGGTACCCGCAACCGCGGAAAAGGACTTGGTGAAGGAAAGTGATGTGTCCCTCAAGACCGCGGATACCGTATAA
- a CDS encoding single-stranded DNA-binding protein, translating to MASLNKVFLMGNLTRDPELRYTPAGLAVASFGIAINRAWTAKTGEQKEEVCYVDINIFGRRAEVVGEYFSKGSPIFIEGRLQFNQWETKDGQKRSTLRVVADNFQFIGGQAKRPAGETGASLKEGKQPEEIHDDVHLDINNEEIPF from the coding sequence ATGGCAAGCCTGAATAAAGTATTTCTCATGGGAAATCTCACGCGGGACCCGGAGTTGAGATACACGCCGGCAGGGCTGGCGGTCGCAAGTTTTGGAATCGCAATCAACCGGGCGTGGACTGCGAAAACGGGCGAGCAGAAAGAAGAAGTGTGTTATGTCGACATCAATATTTTCGGGCGCAGGGCTGAGGTTGTAGGAGAATATTTCAGTAAGGGCAGTCCGATTTTTATCGAAGGGCGTTTACAATTTAATCAATGGGAAACCAAAGATGGACAAAAGCGGAGCACCCTTCGTGTTGTTGCTGATAATTTTCAATTTATCGGAGGACAGGCGAAGCGTCCCGCGGGTGAAACAGGTGCATCGCTGAAAGAGGGTAAACAGCCAGAGGAAATCCATGATGATGTTCATCTTGATATAAATAACGAAGAGATACCATTTTAA
- the rpsR gene encoding 30S ribosomal protein S18 → MTKRMFNKTSKCRFCRMGVGEVDYKDTQNLPKLTTSQGKLFSRKRSGNCARHQRSVKVSIKRARFMALLPYVA, encoded by the coding sequence ATGACAAAAAGAATGTTTAATAAAACAAGCAAGTGCCGGTTCTGCCGAATGGGAGTTGGCGAGGTAGATTACAAAGACACGCAGAATTTACCAAAACTTACAACAAGTCAGGGAAAACTTTTTTCGAGAAAACGCTCTGGGAACTGCGCCCGCCATCAGCGCTCCGTCAAGGTGTCTATTAAACGGGCGAGATTTATGGCATTGCTTCCGTATGTGGCGTAA
- the rplI gene encoding 50S ribosomal protein L9, whose protein sequence is MELLLKKNVDKLGRIGDIVKVKEGYARNYLLPQGLATNVSPANLKQIEKEKIKMELQLKEERAQLQGILEKISAASCTILVKANEEGRLFGSVTAIQIAESLTKEGYPVSHEMVRLDSPIKVCGDFDITIALNLELQTKCKVAVVKEDTGTPENT, encoded by the coding sequence ATGGAATTGTTATTGAAAAAGAACGTGGACAAGCTTGGCAGGATTGGCGATATCGTAAAGGTAAAGGAAGGATACGCGAGAAATTACTTGCTGCCTCAGGGACTGGCAACAAACGTTTCCCCTGCCAATCTAAAACAGATAGAAAAAGAAAAGATCAAGATGGAGTTGCAGTTAAAGGAAGAAAGGGCGCAGTTGCAGGGAATATTAGAAAAAATCTCTGCAGCTTCCTGCACCATTTTGGTAAAGGCAAACGAAGAAGGACGTCTCTTTGGCTCTGTTACCGCCATTCAGATTGCAGAGTCATTGACAAAAGAAGGATATCCGGTCAGTCATGAGATGGTGAGACTCGATAGTCCAATAAAAGTATGCGGCGATTTTGATATCACGATTGCGCTGAATCTTGAGCTACAGACAAAGTGTAAAGTTGCGGTAGTAAAAGAGGATACCGGCACACCCGAAAATACCTAG
- the dnaB gene encoding replicative DNA helicase yields the protein MVVESILERTLPQSIEAEMSVLGAMLLDNEVISLVIPTLAKNSFYKTAHQELYQTIVEVYDKGQMIDLVVLREELKKRSLLEKVGGTEYLMELEEAVPTIGNVEFYANIVREKAIKRNLIEVAASIQKQAFDESSDTGQLLDSSERAIFDITQKKFHVASSKLNEILKETFSRIENLHDRQNRLTGLSTGFYDLDDLTCGLQASELIIVAARPSMGKTSLALNILEHAGVIDKKPVVLFSLEMSAQQVAQNMLCSHARIDAHKLRKGFLEDKQWSDLSYGLGSLSEAPIFIDDTPGLSVLEVRAKARRLKAQYDIQMIAVDYLQLMEATRAENRQQEISVISRGLKSLARELSIPVIVVSQLNRSVESREGHRPRMSDLRESGSIEQDADVVILLHREDYYDPERKDGTAELIIAKQRNGPIGVVKLAFLSHYMRFENLASIGNK from the coding sequence ATGGTTGTAGAGTCTATACTTGAACGCACCTTACCTCAAAGCATCGAAGCTGAAATGAGCGTTTTAGGGGCAATGCTCCTGGATAATGAGGTTATTAGCCTCGTTATTCCCACACTCGCGAAGAACAGCTTTTATAAAACGGCACATCAGGAATTATATCAGACTATTGTAGAGGTCTACGACAAGGGACAAATGATTGATCTGGTCGTCCTGAGGGAAGAGCTTAAAAAGCGTTCGTTATTGGAAAAAGTTGGCGGTACTGAGTACTTAATGGAACTGGAAGAGGCAGTTCCTACGATAGGAAACGTGGAATTTTATGCGAATATCGTTCGTGAAAAAGCGATAAAGAGGAATCTGATCGAGGTCGCAGCAAGCATTCAAAAACAGGCCTTTGATGAATCCAGCGACACGGGGCAACTGCTTGACAGTTCAGAAAGGGCGATCTTCGACATTACCCAAAAAAAGTTTCATGTCGCGTCTTCAAAGCTAAACGAAATTCTGAAGGAAACGTTTAGCCGTATTGAAAATCTTCATGACAGACAAAACAGACTGACGGGGTTATCCACCGGCTTTTATGATCTGGACGATCTTACCTGTGGTTTGCAGGCATCGGAGCTCATTATCGTCGCAGCCAGGCCGAGCATGGGGAAGACAAGCCTTGCGCTCAATATCCTTGAACATGCAGGGGTAATCGACAAGAAGCCGGTTGTGTTGTTTTCCTTAGAAATGTCGGCTCAGCAAGTGGCGCAGAATATGCTTTGTTCTCACGCTCGAATCGATGCACACAAGCTCAGGAAGGGTTTTTTAGAGGATAAACAGTGGAGCGATCTTTCCTATGGGCTGGGGTCGCTTTCTGAGGCGCCCATCTTTATTGACGACACCCCCGGCCTTTCCGTATTGGAAGTGCGCGCAAAGGCGCGGAGGCTGAAAGCTCAGTATGACATCCAGATGATTGCGGTGGATTATTTACAACTGATGGAGGCGACGCGCGCTGAAAACCGGCAGCAGGAAATTTCCGTAATTTCCCGTGGCTTAAAATCCCTTGCCCGGGAGTTGTCGATTCCGGTCATTGTTGTGTCGCAGCTGAACAGGTCAGTAGAGTCCAGAGAAGGGCACAGGCCAAGGATGTCCGATCTCCGTGAATCGGGGTCCATCGAGCAAGATGCGGATGTTGTTATCCTGTTACATCGGGAAGATTACTATGACCCTGAAAGAAAAGATGGCACGGCGGAACTCATCATTGCCAAACAGCGGAACGGACCCATAGGGGTGGTAAAATTAGCGTTTCTCTCTCACTATATGCGCTTTGAGAATTTAGCCTCTATAGGTAACAAATGA